CAGCCTTGAAAGGTTCTTAGATATCCTGCGACTTCTCGGAAAACGGAATTCATGTCCGGGTTAGAATCGTACAGATCAAAGAGAATAAACTTTCCACCCGGTCCTAAACGGGAAGAAATATCTTTTAAAAGAGAAAGTTTAGAACCGTCGTCCGGTAAAAAATGAAGAACGAACAAAAGGGTGGCTCCCGAGAAACGAACATTCTTATCCAAACCGGAAACGGGAGAACAGACCAAGTCCGAGTTTGGGAATTTTTTTTTGGCGACTTCGATCATTTCCGGAGAAGGATCCACTCCCGTGATTTGATAACGATCCGGCGCTACTTTTAAAAGCGCCTCGAAGTCGGCGCCGGTTCCACATCCGGCCGCAAGAATTTTTTTACCTTCGGGAATGGAATCTATTATTAAACTTGCGACCAACTCGGATACTCCCGAGTAAAACGGAATCATTCTTCCGATTCTATTTTCGTATTGTGCCGCTCTTTCGCCTTCAAACGTTTCTATAAAATCCATCCGTTCCTACCTTCGATTCAAATCGTCGATTTACAAACTTGAACACGATTCTAACATTTTCTTTTTCGTCAGAATTCTTTTTCCTTCCATTCTTTCCAACCAATTGCAATTCCTAAGACATGTAAAGTGAAGGCTAACGGAACCATCAACAAAGGTAAGTAAGTGATCGGAAAGCGAGTTACGATTTCATTCGGTGGGTCCGTAAAAAAGATCCGAAATGGAAACGGCGCGGACATGATTCCCGTAAACACGGTAAGACCCAGAACAAAAATCGCAATCACGTTCCAAAGAAGGAGCCAACGGATCGAAAGCAAATTTCGAGTGATTGCAAAATAAAGAATCGGAGCGCTCAGAGGAACCCAGAGATCAAAGTTTTGGCCCTTTGCGGTCATGATCTCGGAAAGCAAGCCGTCCCTTACCAAAAGAAAGATCAAAACTTCCGGAAGAATTCTCCAGACTTGAAAGAGGCAAAGGCGGAGCGAACCAAATTCTTTTAGAATCGGAAAAACTCGGGACGAAAATCCGAAGCTCAAAAAGATCACAAACGTCGTTACGACTCCGATTAAAAGTCTTGGCGGTAATCCAAAGTAAAGAAAAAATCCCCGGAACGCAAGGGCACCCTGAAGCAGAAGTAAAAGAAGAATCGCGAAGATAGGAATGTAAATATTTTTTCTTTTTTCGAAAGAAATCATCTTCGATCTTTTATAAAAGA
This is a stretch of genomic DNA from Leptospira tipperaryensis. It encodes these proteins:
- a CDS encoding class I SAM-dependent methyltransferase — its product is MDFIETFEGERAAQYENRIGRMIPFYSGVSELVASLIIDSIPEGKKILAAGCGTGADFEALLKVAPDRYQITGVDPSPEMIEVAKKKFPNSDLVCSPVSGLDKNVRFSGATLLFVLHFLPDDGSKLSLLKDISSRLGPGGKFILFDLYDSNPDMNSVFREVAGYLRTFQGWENAALETYLDRVKTLHKIPANRYETLFQEAGFQNWKQIFQAHYVGGWIAFR